The Platichthys flesus chromosome 18, fPlaFle2.1, whole genome shotgun sequence genome includes a window with the following:
- the magl gene encoding uncharacterized protein magl isoform X1 gives MPATDSELTSMEDPPVEDEKGGLTDVPPSATPAAIIASPPFPATMNNFTGETEIENRAVSMASHDCSSALTSPAEASPAKPAVTSSNTHEGTVETSPPTSNIASASDSLKCSGTNLDNIPDPLPLSKWPSSTSGGAEQKHEFPAVLTFKGVTVSLDNNSVWQQFNSCGTEMILTKQGRRMFPYCRYHLTGLDPEGHYTLVLSLVPSDQFKYRWNRSQWESNAAAENQTQGLIRAFAHHYATSKGSVWMGGLVSFYKLKLTNNFQDQDGHIILHSMHRYIPRLHVIPVPEGVTTTPDKPVFMGPESMTFTFPQTEFMAVTTYQNFRITQLKINHNPFAKGFREDGQNPRLVRVSAEAQSMVKIEAQFNVLEPNESKEEAVDLSTKNRVVPALVSNGPTRLVLKPIMSTSSNKNQFVHCLRGKHALGELVLVEKHPLLESVEENLDNIATTKLQHSLEAISTTPTPSMSTPESLPRTRKRRKKINTRWGTRGREWRAAASSSSKVVHSPSLTVALQPELDNVEGLLFVSFTSKEALDVHIRNKPSESTPPASPVSPTTQEPLKQTEELTPATDEEKIVHKEAVLLQDLRVFKHRQVIHPVLQEVGLKLSSLNPTKSVDLQYVGVHLPLPPADLPKQESSTALSLCEKGLPFISRTGKTSDVTKIKGWKNKFIKNKESSFNSDGLQKNLSAFCSDMLDEYLESEAKQISERAAAFSTYPEDSVTYQVPAKGSSYVKTLDSMLKHRKPAPNKPCPLSHKPRLYAAVTSPAPPLPSPATPVQAKSPSTPTDAANAASGSSAVSHRSSTHHPAKFGQNKGVIHRPASLPKFEVKLLQMEVGALNKGLRRTQLTPDRLKVALSVLLTKQTHLWGRKEPLDPQSEDTGLECTQEFCRLGCVCSSLQNVNRGPLHCRRPECMFGCACLKRKITKHISPGDREPEIQPVYSMTNTQHVVQPFPGSHTHKLWKHNISDEDAEPLFIPESPQYFVRAKNVKHSAATRPTQQIGEEDKEPAYKYWDGMTCARVKEFKSRKQKTTTDTPKRNNANTVKKTAGKTGQETTENEPRKQIQIESACQWKRDHKMVLGALSRRMNEKRLSQSFCIGPYLISPLTKISMPTDSGSIVTYRVHISEPSKASDNEEDEREDSDEEKLVDGETNTEEILELEMQVGVTPFLGGVLPAGYLKARTKPAGSQPCALVQVNGKSYNQARLLLGGMGSLHPANRLAAYVTGRLNAPADISHKDSQKPSTPHGKGTATEVPQTVTARRTSNLKIAVQSLVPLHLDSWKKGSSTFPQNTQISSNVIPVKQFISNNLSSVSHVQNGSKSSPVSLTVSPSLKSPSFLGQSGTYSFRICPPANESTKGQNPPGVALPGGFTLIDLPRSGSNEATKPSQTVKTINMADAKTITPPQQDALSTNYRPLPSWDANWLGLDTISTSLEPCSSSDLVCGEKTSPGYDPNSRRMESNMDFTSECLGSEDSDYCGDGDDEDEELLDIETVEEARQQIAIKQMKEAAMKTSQDSRLFQSTLVSKTEPSTQEERDKKKQKIHTVLERQRRSEQRILFDKLQTILCGDLVGIKPPRLHLLSMAVKEIKHISETSKFLKMKKRKLAQLQSDYLNKLSILSGKSANLIKHKLSDICNRHKMREKAKKWSPFFSELLKSRAAFLQNAASQSQHMPLLHPDFITTQSEARPNNTAAQTNAQPLLKPNSTKSSENFPRPVSTPLPHPQAASTPAKADLTAILSQGEIQKEPGAPAQASVPISQSQVPAGKDIPPTTATPVTKTSNPRKPYKRRSVQLPLIRSKTSRLILPSSMKPTTPGFFTLMLMEAKLKTGVNGDSTLADMPSDVLSDVESNHQEKSLSSSSPASASESSHVLEETNTSLNSDPKPPQKLNPMFEFTLLNKSIIMPSVAVQDKQKGGTVEGLSKTLPAAPFSLNCMQEFYDSKSKSKPQPGGKTPRRGRPPKNRVATQPFPVVDETRKPVSESATSPLVEDRQSEREYLGLTKKRAAVASDAADSPVPVKRGRGRPPKPREPVEMWIPAGQRRSGVSKSNEDSPVRLSYLFKGHDTLTASLGGQNTSRPLTRGALGKDLPSAKRRSWIDVEKELELELESE, from the exons ATGCCGGCAACAGACTCTGAGCTCACGTCCATGGAGGACCCCCCTGTGGAGGATGAAAAGGGGGGCCTGACTGACGTCCCTCCATCAGCTACTCCTGCTGCCATCATTGCTTCACCTCCTTTTCCTGCCACTATGAATAATTTCACTGGTGAGACTGAGATCGAGAACAGAGCCGTGTCCATGGCAAGTCATGACTGCAGCTCGGCTCTCACCTCACCTGCTGAAGCTAGCCCAGCCAAGCCTGCAGTAACATCATCGAACACCCATGAAGGGACTGTTGAAACGAGCCCACCTACCTCAAACATAGCATCAGCCTCAGACTCTTTAAAATGCTCAGGGACAAATCTTGACAACATCCCAGACCCACTACCGTTGTCCAAGTGGCCATCCAGCACGTCTGGCGGTGCAGAACAGAAGCATGAATTTCCTGCTGTTCTAACTTTCAAAGGTGTCACTGTCTCTCTGGATAATAACAGCGTGTGGCAGCAGTTTAACAGCTGTGGAACTGAGATGATTCTCACAAAACAAGGACGACGCATGTTTCCGTACTGCCGGTATCATCTGACTGGCTTAGATCCCGAGGGCCACTACACTCTGGTCCTGTCCCTGGTTCCGTCTGACCAGTTCAAATACCGCTGGAACAGATCCCAGTGGGAGAgcaatgcagcagcagaaaaccagACCCAGGGTCTGATCCGAGCCTTTGCCCACCATTACGCAACTAGCAAAGGCTCGGTGTGGATGGGCGGCCTGGTTTCTTTCTACAAGCTCAAACTGACCAATAATTTCCAAGACCAGGACGGTCACATAATCCTACACTCCATGCATCGCTACATTCCAAGGCTACATGTGATACCTGTCCCAGAGGGAGTCACAACCACACCCGATAAGCCTGTGTTTATGGGGCCGGAAAGCATGACCTTCACTTTTCCACAAACTGAATTCATGGCTGTGACGACTTACCAGAACTTTCGGATCACGCAGCTGAAAATTAACCATAACCCGTTTGCAAAAGGCTTCAGGGAGGACGGACAAAACCCTCGTCTAGTCCGGGTCAGCGCAGAGGCTCAATCTATGGTAAAGATAGAAGCTCAGTTCAACGTGTTGGAGCCAAATGAAAGCAAAGAGGAGGCGGTGGATCTGAG CACAAAGAATCGCGTCGTCCCTGCTTTGGTCTCAAATGGTCCGACTCGGCTGGTCCTGAAGCCCATAATGTCGACATCTTCTAATAAGAACCAATTTGTTCACTGCTTACGAGGCAAGCATGCTCTCGGTGAGCTTGTGCTTGTCGAAAAACATCCACTTCTGGAATCCGTGGAGGAAAACCTCGATAACATTGCAACCACTAAGTTGCAGCACAGCCTCGAAGCAATATCCACGACTCCCACTCCCTCAATGTCTACCCCGGAGTCATTGCCGAGGACCCgcaagagaaggaagaagataAACACACGTTGGGGGACTCGAGGAAGAGAGTGGAGGGCTGCAGCTAGCAGCTCTTCGAAGGTCGTCCACAGCCCGTCACTGACTGTCGCGTTGCAACCAGAGCTGGACAATGTCGAGGGCCTGTTGTTTGTGTCATTCACCTCAAAG gaAGCTCTTGATGTTCACATCAGGAACAAGCCATCCGAAAGCACACCACCAGCATCTCCAGTTTCCCCAACGACTCAGGAACCACTAAAGCAAACAG aggaGCTGACCCCAGCGACTGATGAGGAGAAGATCGTTCACAAGGAGGCTGTCCTGCTGCAGGACCTCAGAGTtttcaaacacagacaggtCATCCATCCTGTGCTGCAGGAAG TTGGGTTGAAGCTGAGCTCTCTAAACCCGACCAAGTCTGTTGACTTGCAGTATGTGGGGGTTCAtctgcctcttcctccagcGGATCTACCAAAACAAGAAAGCTCCActgcgctctctctctgtg AGAAAGGACTACCCTTCATCTCCAGGACAGGGAAGACAAGTGAcgtgacaaaaataaaaggatggaaaaacaagttcataaaaaacaaagaatcatCTTTTAACAGTGATG GATTACAAAAGAACCTATCTGCCTTCTGCAGCGACATGTTGGATGAGTACTTGGAAAGCGAAGCTAAGCAAATCAGTGAGCGGGCTGCTGCCTTCTCCACGTACCCAGAGGACTCAGTGACCTATCAGGTGCCGGCTAAAGGCTCCAGCTATGTGAAGACCTTGGACAGCATGCTCAAGCATCGGAAGCCTGCTCCCAACAAACCCTGCCCACTCTCCCACAAACCCAGACTCTACGCTGCCGTGAcgtcacctgctcctcctcttccaagcCCTGCCACACCCGTTCAAGCCAAATCTCCGTCCACACCGACAGATGCTGCAAATGCTGCTTCTGGGTCTAGTGCAGTTTCACACAG atcATCTACACACCACCCAGCAAAATTTGGGCAGAACAAGGGTGTAATACACAGACCGGCAAGCTTACCTAAGTTTGAGGTCAAACTGTTGCAAATGGAGGTCGGAGCCCTGAACAAGGGTCTGAGAAGAACGCAGCTGACTCCAGACAGGCTGAAAGTGGCTCTGTCTGTACTCCTGACAAAACAG ACTCATTTATGGGGCCGGAAGGAACCTTTAGATCCACAGTCTGAAGACACCGGACTAGAATGTACTCAGGAGTTCTGCAGACTGggctgtgtgtgttccagtctgCAGAATGTGAACAGAGGTCCTCTCCACTGCCGCCGGCCTGAATGCATGTTTGGTTGTGCCTGCCTAAAACGCAAGATCACCAAGCACATTTCTCCTGGGGACAGGGAACCAGAGATCCAACCTGTTTACT CTATGACTAATACGCAACATGTGGTTCAACCTTTCCCAGGCTCCCACACTCATAAACTGTGGAAACACAACATTAGTGATGAGGATGCAGAGCCACTCTTCATCCCCGAAAGTCCTCAGTATTTTGTCCGTGCAAAGAACGTGAAACACAGCGCTGCAACTCGTCCAACACAGCAG attggagaggaggacaaggaacCAGCGTATAAATACTGGGATGGCATGACATGTGCTCGTGTCAAAGAgtttaaaagcagaaaacagaagACAACCACTGACACCCCGAAGAGAAACAATGCAAATACTGTAAAGAAAACAG CAGGAAAGACAGGTCAGGAAaccacagaaaatgaaccaaggAAGCAAATCCAGATCGAATCAGCATGTCAGTGGAAAAGGGACCACAAAATGGTCCTAGGAGCTTTAAGTCGGCGCATGAATGAGAAAAGGTTGTCTCAGAGTTTCTGCATCGGACCATACCTCATCAGCCCACTCACCAAGATCTCCATGCCAACTGACAGTGGCTCGATTGTCACTTACAGG GTGCACATAAGTGAACCATCAAAAGCCAGTGATAATGAGGAGGATGAACGTGAAGATAGTGATGAGGAAAAGCTTGTTGATGGGGAAACCAACACAGAGGAGATACTGGAGTTGGAGATGCAGGTTGGAGTCACGCCTTTCCTGGGTGGAGTTTTACCTGCAGGTTATCTAAAAGCCAGGACCAAACCTGCTGGCAGCCAACCATGTGCACTTGTACAG GTGAATGGCAAATCTTACAATCAGGCCAGGCTATTGCTGGGAGGTATGGGATCTCTACATCCAGCTAACCGCCTTGCAGCATACGTGACAGGCCGACTTAATGCTCCCGCTGACATTTCTCATAAAGACTCTCAGAAGCCTAGTACTCCGCATGGGAAAGGCACAGCCACTGAAGTGCCTCAAACTGTCACTGCAAGGAGAACCTCAAATCTGAAGATTGCAGTCCAATCATTAG TTCCGTTGCATCTCGACTCCTGGAAAAAAGGATCCAGCACCTTCCCACAGAATACACAAATATCCTCCAATGTTATCCCTGTCAAGCAGTTCATCTCGAACAACCTCAGCTCAGTCAGTCACGTCCAGAACGGCTCCAAGTCTTCGCCGGTCTCTCTCACCGTGTCCCCCTCCCTGAAAAGCCCCAGCTTCCTTGGACAGAGTGGGACGTATTCTTTCAGGATCTGCCCTCCAGCCAACGAGAGCACCAAAGGCCAGAATCCACCAGGAGTGGCCTTGCCTGGGGGCTTCACCCTCATTGACCTCCCAAGGTCTGGATCTAATGAAGCTACTAAACCATCACAAACTGTAAagactataaacatggccgatGCTAAAACTATAACTCCCCCACAACAAGATGCCTTGTCTACTAATTATAGACCATTACCTAGTTGGGATGCAAACTGGCTCGGTTTGGACACTATTAGTACATCATTAGAGCCTTGCTCCTCATCTGACCTGGTATGTGGTGAAAAGACGTCTCCAGGTTATGACCCCAACAGCAGACGGATGGAATCAAACATGGATTTCACCTCAGAATGCCTAGGCTCTGAAGACTCCGACTATTGTGGAGATGGTGACGACGAAGAC GAGGAGCTATTGGACATTGAGACGGTAGAGGAAGCCAGACAACAAATAGCCATCAAACAAATGAAGGAGGCTGCTATGAAAACATCACAGGACTCACG ACTCTTCCAGTCCACTCTTGTTTCTAAAACGGAACCCAGCACCCAG GAAGAACGGGACAAAAAGAAGCAAAAGATCCACACGGTGCTAGAAAGGCAGAGACGCTCTGAACAGCGGATCCTCTTTGACAAACTCCAGACCATCCTTTGTGGTGACCTGGTTGGCATCAAGCCCCCCAGGCTCCACCTGCTCTCGATG GCCGTGAAGGAAATCAAACACATATCTGAGACGTCCAAGTTCctcaagatgaagaagagaaaattGGCTCAGTTACAGTCCGACTATCTGAATAAGCTCTCCATTTTGTCTG GCAAGTCCGCGAATCTGATCAAACACAAGCTGAGTGACATCTGCAATAGGCATAAGATGAGAGAGAAGGCGAAGAAATGGAGTCCATTCTTTTCAGAGCTCCTCAAGTCCAGAGCTGCTTTCCTGCAAAACGCAGCCTCCCAGTCCCAGCACATGCCCCTGTTACATCCTGACTTCATCACAACCCAATCTGAGGCGCGGCCAAACAACACCGCTgcccaaacaaatgcacaacCCCTGCTTAAGCCCAACTCAACCAAATCCAGTGAAAACTTTCCCAGACCCGTGTCAACACCACTGCCCCATCCTCAGGCTGCGTCCACGCCTGCCAAGGCTGACCTCACTGCAATCTTATCCCAGGGAGAGATTCAGAAAGAGCCTGGAGCTCCAGCCCAGGCCAGTGTGCCTATTTCACAGTCTCAGGTCCCGGCAGGTAAAGACATTCCTCCAACCACTGCAACCCCTGTAACTAAAACATCTAATCCCAGAAAGCCCTACAAACGCCGTTCCGTTCAACTTCCTCTGATTCGCTCTAAGACCAGCAGACTCATACTTCCCTCATCCATGAAACCAA CTACTCCGGGCTTCTTTACTCTCATGCTAATGGAGGCAAAGCTGAAGACGGGAGTGAATGGGGATAGCACTTTAGCTGATATGCCGTCTGATGTGCTGTCTGATGTGGAATCCAACCACCAGGAGAAGAGCCTGTCTTCATCCAGCCCAGCCTCGGCCTCAGAGAGCAGCCATGTTCTGGAGGAAACAAATACATCCTTAAACTCCGATCCAAAGCCTCCACAGAAACTCAATCCCATGTTTGAGTTCACCCTCCTTAACAAATCAATTATCATGCCTTCAGTGGCTGTGCAGGACAAACAGAAGGGGGGCACAGTGGAAGGTTTGAGCAAAACACTGCCAGCTGCTCCCTTTAGCTTAAACTGTATGCAAGAGTTTTATGattctaaatctaaatccaaaCCTCAACCTGGTGGAAAAACACCCCGCAGAGGCAGGCCTCCAAAGAACCGCGTCGCCACCCAACCGTTCCCCGTGGTAGACGAGACCAGGAAACCAGTCAGTGAAAGTGCAACATCTCCTCTGGTCGAAGACAGACAAAGTGAAAGGGAATATTTGGGATTGACCAAGAAACGAGCAGCAGTGGCCAGTGATGCAGCAGACAGTCCTGTCCCGGTGAAAAGAGGCAGAGGACGGCCTCCGAAGCCGAGGGAGCCGGTAGAGATGTGGATTCCGGCTGGACAGAGGAGAAGTGGTGTTTCTAAATCCAACGAGGACAGCCCTGTCAGACTCTCGTACCTTTTTAAAGGCCATGATACCCTTACTGCCTCACTAGGCGGGCAAAACACATCACGGCCGTTAACGCGCGGCGCTTTAGGAAAGGACCTCCCCAGTGCCAAGAGACGTTCGTGGATCGATGTAGAGAAGGAGCTGGAACTAGAGCTGGAATCTGAATAG